In Setaria viridis chromosome 5, Setaria_viridis_v4.0, whole genome shotgun sequence, the genomic stretch GGGATTTTTATATTAACCCCAAATTTACCAGTGTATTTATGTTTGCACTTTCACCTATTGAGCACATATGGGTACATACAGCTATGTTGTTTCTTGTTTGTTTAATTACTGTGCATGGTTTGTCTGCAGACATCCTGATTCCAATCTGTGTTTTACTACTTTTCAGGAATCGAAGGTCTAGAGAAGCCTCCATTCTGCAATCCATAGAGAATGGGGGCCGAACTCTGTTTGAAATAGTTTCAAAGACTTACAGTGATGTAGACAGGAAGTTGTGGATTCCTGCTTCTTTCAATGTTCGCCTTCATGTTGATCATCTAAACTCCCAAAATAAACTACCCAAGGTGAGTATTCAAAATGTTTCCATGCTGAGAGCCATCTTTTCCCTGAAAGCCTTAGCAAAGATATCAGATTTCTGAATACTCTGTCTCTTTGATCCTGTAGAAATGTACACGATCAATATAGTGTAGGGAATATACTGCGGGATCATTTAATCAAATAAATCGTTGTACACATGAACATTGTTGATTTAGAGCCACATGATTGGGCTAGAGCAAACATTGTAGATAAGGAGGGTTGGTTTGCATTTTGCAACCTTAAAACTGTGCCTGACCCATTATTTGCGAGTTATTCCACAGCCAGCACACATTGTGATTGTAATACAAGGTATTCCTTATAGGAAAGAATTAGCTCAGTACCACAAGAGGTGTAATTGGAAATTACTATCCTCTTTAACTGTAAAGATGTGGCTTACACTACTATAAGTATGTGCTAGCTTCCATTAGATGATCCATCAAGTTATGTTTCCtcattcacaaaaaaaaaacgtttTTCCTCATTTCACATGTACCTTCTTGCTAGAACTAATTATTCAAACGTAATTACAGTTACCTAGTTTAATCAAGATATTTTGGGAATCATCATGCAGGATTTCTCCTTGGAAATGTTCAGTCGGAGTTGTGATGATTTTTTCTCTAGCCTTTGATGGCCATGTATGAAAAAAGGAAATTCAAGTTCTCAAAATTTGAGTTTTCATTCCATTTCGGCTGCTCTGTTTGCCATCTTTAGCACTATGTGCATGAAACTGAATAACGCAATCATGGGAAATCAATTCTTGTAATCCGTTATGTATGTAGATTTGGAACCCAGGTTAACATTATTACGCCCAAAATTGCAAAGATTAACCACCCGaatatatgcaggacttctcaTTGGAGAATTTTAAGGCGAGCTGTGGAGCGCATTTCATATTCCGTTGGGCGGTGGCGTATGTGCAATCCAGGAGCTCCCCAGCTATCCTTGCGGTTGCAGCAAGTGCCCTTGCTGGTGGTCTGGCAATTGCTTGTGCTCTCAGAAGGCACAATGGCAAGTAATTATAGACTCTGTTGGTCGGTAATTCCAGCTACGAGCacattatatttttatgaagatTCTGCTACCACTATGCTGAGTCGAATGCTTAGTTGCCAAAACTTTTGTTCTACGATTGTGTGGGTGAACTTTGCCACATCTATACACAAGGAAAGCGCTCAGGCTAGGGCTTGTAAAGTGTGGGATTAGGATATTAATTCTTAGGGTTTTGATCGAGTTTGAACTGAGTCCTAGAATTCCCTGAAGCAGTTGCATGTTGCCTCGGGTAAGTAGGGTGCAAGTAGGCCTGCGACGTCTTAGTGGCCACATAGTTCTTAGGCCAGTCTCATTGCAGTTACCAAGACTAAGAATTATATAATTGTGACAGCTGAGTGTCATGACGATGAAACTtatctgatgaaactcctccTCTTAATTACCTTGCTAAGTTAGCAAAattagcaattttgctgatgtgtcATTGAATTTAATGCCATGAAATTCTCTTGAAACCCTCAATTGAGACTGGCCTTACACAGCTCACGATCACCTAGGAGGCACTGTCCAGCTGATCACCTAGGAGGCACTGTCCAGCTAATCAACCTTATTATCTTTGCGCTCGACCGAAGTGGCATACTCGAAAATGAGCATCTTCAGGCTTGTGGTGCCGTTTCGGCGTTTCGCCACAGCGAATACGTTGACCCGCACAAGCATAAAAAAGCTAAGTGCAGCCGCAACAAGCGATGCCTGTTGTCACTCCCACGCATAGCCGTGTCACTCAGTTTctgcccttttccttttctttaaaAATGCAGATGAAATCAGCAATTGAATTGGATGAAAATTGACACCAGAGGTGTCGTTTCAGTGGAGGAATTAGTTTCAATTGCTCCTTCCGATCGGCATTTCATCTGCGTATGCACAGCCGATTGACAAGACAATCCAAATAATCAGCATTTGTTTCTCCCAAAGGAGCAACGTCGTCTATGCATAAACAATATGAGAATCTGCATCTATACATTTCTACCAGTGATTCATATCGGAAGCAAAAGACGAAAGGAGCAATGTGCAACAGATAATGAAAAAATAGTTAGTGAGCGTTACTAACTTTTTCAGGAAGAAGCCATGCTAGTAATTTGCAGAGCAAGCAAAGCGGAGCTGTGGGAGTGCGCGTATAATTCGAACCCGGCTGAGGCAGTGGACCACCAGCGATACTGTGCACGGTTAACCAGAGCACGCAGCTGCCTTTCTCTCACACAGTTACTCATGCTGTCAGCTTGAGCCAAGCCATGAACGACACGAACAGAGCCATGCCGGCGTCTCACATAGGCGGGAAGCTCCTCAATGCGGTGCCTATGCTTCTCCTCTTCTCACTGGGATTTGTCCTCGGCATGACCTACAACTCCAAGTTCCCAAACTTCTACCTCCCGTTTGTTGCGCCATTGccctctcctccaccaccgccgcctccactgccaccgtcgccgccaccgccacctactccgtcgccgccgccaccgccgcccccagcACCACCTACAAACCCACAAACGGGGCTGGTACGATTTCTCGAGCCGAGAAGCGTCATGCACAACATGACCGACGATGAGCTGCTGTGGTGGGCGTCCATGACGCCGAAGGTGCAGAGCTCGCCGTACCACCGGGTGCCCAAGGTGGCCTTCTTGTTCCTGGCGAGAGGGGACCTGCCGCTGCGGCCGCTGTGGGAGAAGTTCTTCGCCGGGCACGAAGGGCTCTACTCCATCTACGTGCACACCAATCCCTCCTacaccggctcgccgccggagGACTCCGTCTTCTACGGTCGCATGATCCCTAGCCAGGTAATCATAGACGATGATGGAGCACTAGTCTGAGCACGTCTTTTCGTTACCGATCTCACCCTGCAGTTTGAAGGCAACATTaactatatatacatatataaatcCGTCAATGCACGCAGAAAACGATGTGGGGGGACATCAccctggtggcggcggagcgccGGCTACTGGCGAACGCGCTCCTGGACCTGGGCAACGAGCGCTTCGTCCTGCTCTCCGAGTCGTGCATTCCCATCTACAACTTCACCACCGTGCACGCCGTCCTCACCGGCACGAACACCAGCTTCGTGGACGTGATCGTGACCCCGGCGCGCTACGACCCCCTGTTCGGGGAGCGCCACAACATCACGGCGGCGCAGTGGCGCAAGGGCGCGCAGTGGTTCGAGATGGACCGGTCGCTGGCGCTGGAGGTGGTCTCCGACCGCACCTACTACCCGACGTTCCGGGAGCActgcgccgggcggcgggcctGCCTCATGGACGAGCACTACCTGCCGACGCTGCTGAGCGTGCTGCGGTGGCCGCGGGGCGCCGGCCGGACGCTCACGTTCGCGGACTGGGACCGGAGGCGGCGGACGGGGTTCCACCCGCACACGCACCGGGCGGAGGAGGTGACGGCGGGGCTCATCGGGGAGATCAGGGGAGGGGAGCGCGCCGGCGTCAACTGCAGCGCGTTCAGGGACGCGGCGAGCGGGGTGTGCTACCTGTTCGCGCGCAAGTTCACGCCGGACACGCTGCAGCCGCTGCTCCGGTTGGCGCCCAAGGTCATGGGGTTCGGGTGAGAGGATCGGGATGGTATGGTATCTCGTTGTGACTTCTTCTTTTCGgattttttttggaattgttACGGTACTCGTGTCACGTATCGGCAGCAGAATAATCAGAAGCTTGACGTGTATTTGAGCGGCATGCATAAACGGGAACACGTGGTGGTGGAACACCTCGTTTGGCGAGCGATAGCCACGTACGTTTCTTGGTTCACGCAATCACGCCAACATCCCGCGTGCACCGTGCTGCATGCCCGTGATCGCCGTGCGCCAGCCCAGGGCACGACGCCGACGCTTGAGGGCGGGCCGCAGGCATGCGTGCGCACACAGGCACGGGCTCACATGAATTCCTCCCTAAAATTAGGCATGCATAACAGGAAGTTTATTAGTAGCGCGATCGATACGTTTTCACCTTTCTTCCATCTCCCACTCTTGTTAAGCTTCTatccaccccctcctccctctccctacGCCTGCCACTGTTTAATCTCAATAGCCATCTCCAACTCTGGCGAGAACTCCTCCATCGTCTCCCATCCAAGTCCCGTGTCTCTCCACCGCCGCAAATTTTGTTGGAGCTCGAATCGTCCACGCCAAACCACCATTCTTACCGTCTCGCCTCATTGCTATAAAGGAAAGAAACTAGGCACACTAATGTAAATAAATTAAGCTCACAAAGTGGATGAGATGacaaaaacaaaaaatcaaGAAGCCCCAAAAGATCTTAAAACTGAAAAGGGAATACAATCTATTATTAAAGTGTCTAACCTATGAAAGCATGCATCTTTTTAATATAGAACCATCAAAGCAAACGTACATGAGAAATTTAATAAATAGGAATGAGAAATTTGGAAAAAATGACAAGTAGTTTACTAGTACTATATGCTCTTGAAGCAAACTAACTACTCAACTATACTACTACCATACAATTTATTTGCACAATACTTTAAAATGGGTTGGAACACAAGAGGCTACCTTCAGTTCTATTTTGAGAACTTTTGCACAAAAGGCAAACACACACGGAGTGAAATACATTTGATTGGCATTCATACCCCCTTTACATATGATGAACCATTAGAGAATTTTCCTTCCAAATAACAACTCGCCTTATGTATAGCTTTAAAGCAGAACAGATCCAGTTTAACAAAATGTCTGCAAGTTTTTGCAAGAAATATATTCACACATTAGTGTATTAGAATCACACTTGATTGCAAATAATCATCAAACTGACAACAAATATTCAACATTaagtttgtaaaaaaaataacaaatgtTTGAAAAGGAAAGAATTGATATATGCATATTATGCATTAATATGTTATCAAATATATATGAATATGGTGAAAAATATAGAGATCAAGGAACACAAATATGCAAAAATACGATCTCCATGTAAGACGACAAATATGAGGAATAAACACAGAGCAACATATTGTGCGTCTATATAATCAAACTTAAACTATCCAAAATATACTTTGTTGGATGTGAGTGACTTATGATGATTTAAATTTATAAGTTTTGTATATAAACAGATAGGTCAAGGACTAATAATAGAAACACAAAGGCATAATCGTGCAAGTTATTGTTGGACTGTTTCAACTTGTACTAACAATTATTTATTAGTAGATTAAATTTCAGCAGAATAATCTTAGATCTAGCAACATGCCCCCGTACATTCGACGAAAAATATATGTCTTGTAGAATCTGAAGATAGATTTAAACCCAAACATGTCGCATTCTTAACACCACCAAAATTGACATGCAAACTCTGTTTGTGTATGGAGACCTTGAGGTTTTGCATATTCATTTGCATTTTTGATATTTTGAATGAGCCATGTTTGCATGCAGGTGCCCGCAATATAATAAGAAACTATGTTCTTTCCATTGTGATCTATTTTTTACTTCTTTTTCATCCCACTTTGGCCAAACTTCTCCCCAACCTCGCCCTAGTACCTTGCGCAACAATCGCTGCTGATAATCCCAATAGCCCATCTCACACTCTGCACAAAGCTCCCCTACCTCCAACACTTAATGCGGTACTACGTAGGTTTGTCATCACTCGACCATCGCAAATTTCGTTAGAAATGCCCTCATCGCCATGCCCACCCAATCAACATCCCCAACAGCCCTTGCATAACCATCATCGTGACCGCCTCCAACGCTAACATGTCGACCTTCTTTAGGGCTAGCAACCATGGAACCCCAGAACCCTAATTCCTAACACCTAAACGGCAGTAGGGTGTAGATGAAGCTATGAAGGAGAAGCACATGGGGCCCACCTAGCATTGTAACTTACAAGGATTTTACGACATGGTGAATAATAGTTGTGCATGCGACTAATAACATCCATGATGCATCTTGCATCAGCATTAGTAAGGCAAAGACGGTTAATGGAATATGATTTCTCTTCACTACTTTTATGGTGGAGACTTGAGGTTTGTATCTGCGTCAATGAAGGATAAGACTGCTCAGTTCAAACACATTGCTTTTCCGTCAAACTAGACTGGGTGTAGGGAGAAGCAGGGGTGTGGGGCTGAGCTTATTGATCCA encodes the following:
- the LOC117855853 gene encoding glycosyltransferase BC10, which encodes MNDTNRAMPASHIGGKLLNAVPMLLLFSLGFVLGMTYNSKFPNFYLPFVAPLPSPPPPPPPLPPSPPPPPTPSPPPPPPPAPPTNPQTGLVRFLEPRSVMHNMTDDELLWWASMTPKVQSSPYHRVPKVAFLFLARGDLPLRPLWEKFFAGHEGLYSIYVHTNPSYTGSPPEDSVFYGRMIPSQKTMWGDITLVAAERRLLANALLDLGNERFVLLSESCIPIYNFTTVHAVLTGTNTSFVDVIVTPARYDPLFGERHNITAAQWRKGAQWFEMDRSLALEVVSDRTYYPTFREHCAGRRACLMDEHYLPTLLSVLRWPRGAGRTLTFADWDRRRRTGFHPHTHRAEEVTAGLIGEIRGGERAGVNCSAFRDAASGVCYLFARKFTPDTLQPLLRLAPKVMGFG